A window of Streptomyces sp. NBC_01241 genomic DNA:
CATCCGTAACGCGGGCGGCGTGGTCACCGATGACGTGATCCGTTCGCTGACCATCAGCCAGCGGGCCCTGGGCACCCGCAGCGTCATACTCATTCATCACACGAACTGCGGCCTGGAATCGATCACGGAGGAATTCCGCCAGGAGCTGGAGGTCGAGGTCGGCCAGCGTCCGGTCTGGGCCGTCGAGGCGTACAAGGACGCGGACCAGGACGTACGGCAGTCGATGCAGCGCGTGCGCACCTCGCCGTTCCTGCTGCACACCGATGACGTCCGCGGCTTCGTCTTCGATGTGACCAGCGGCTTGCTGCGCGAGATCTTTTCCGCCTCCGCGTCCTGACCGTCGGCCCGGACGGCGCCCACCGGGAGCCGATATACCCACCGAACCCGACATATCGCCGCGACTTATCCACAGGCGAGTGACACGAAGCGGTAACGGCAACAAGAATGCGCATGTGGCATCTCGCCGGACGTTTCGCTTCCGGCAGAGTGTCCGTGTTTCGGGGTGGGCCGGGCCGCTGCGCGCGCGTCGGTCCGTGACTGGGGAATCCCCTGCTCCTGGTGAGCGTGGGGCAGGGCCGAGGAGGGCCGGGTGACGACCTATGACGATCGAGCGAGCCTCACAGATCTGACCACGACTGCGGAGCGGGTGCGCAGGTCGGTGGAGAGCGTGATCGAGGGCAAGCCCGAGGTCGTACGGCTTTCGCTGACCGTGCTGCTGGCGGAGGGGCATCTCCTCATCGAGGATGTCCCCGGCGTCGGCAAGACAATGCTGGCCAAAACGCTGGCGCGGTCGATCGACTGCTCGGTGCGGCGTATTCAGTTCACGCCGGACCTGCTGCCCTCGGACATCACCGGTGTGTCCATCTTCGACCAGCAGCGGCGCGACTTCGAGTTCAAGCCGGGCGCGATCTTCGCCCAGATCGTGATCGGCGACGAGATCAATCGGGCCTCGCCGAAGACCCAGTCGGCGCTGCTGGAGTCGATGGAGGAGCGCCAGGTCACCATCGACGGGCACACGTACGAGCTGCCCGACCCGTTCATGGTGGTGGCCACCCAGAACCCGGTGGAGATGGAGGGCACCTATCCGCTGCCCGAGGCCCAGCGGGACCGGTTCATGGCGCGGGTGTCGATCGGCTATCCGAACGCGGAGGCCGAGCTGCGGATGCTCGATGTGCACGGCGGGATCTCGCCGCTCGACGATCTTCAGCCGGTGGCGCACGCCCACGACATCGTGAAGCTGATCGAGGCGGTACGGACGGTCCATGTGGCCGACGCCGTGCGGCGGTACGCGGTGGAGCTCGTCGGGGCCACCCGCAGCCATCCCGATCTCAGACTCGGCGCCTCGCCGCGGGCCACCCTGCACCTGCTGCGCGCGGCGAAGGCCTCCGCGGCACTGAGCGGCCGGGACTACTGTCTGCCGGACGACGTGCAGGCGCTGGCGGTGCCGGTGCTCGCGCACCGGCTGCTGCCGACGGCCCAGGCCCAGCTGAACCGCCGTACGGCCGAGCAGGTCGTGCTGGAGATCCTCCAGCAGACACCGGTGCCGACGGCCGACGGCGGTGGCGTCCCACGGGTGCAGCCCCAGCATCAGCCGGGCCGTCCGGTGTACGGCCGGCAGCAGCCCGGCGTACGGCGGGTGTGATGAGCCCCGGGGGGCCGGCCTCGTTGGACAACGGCGACGGCAAGGGCGCGCTGCGGGCCGCTCTGAGCGGACTGACCACGCGTGGGCGGTCCTTCCTCGCGGCCGGTGTCGCCGCGGCGGTCTGCGCCTATGTGCTGGGGCAGGCGGATCTGCTGCGGGTCGGGCTGCTGCTCGCCGCGCTGCCACTGGTCTGTGTGGTGGCGCTCGTCCGCACCCGTTACCGGGTCACGGGCACCCGGCGGCTCTCGCCCTCCCGGGTGTCCTCGGGCACGGAGGCACGGGTTCATCTGCGGATGGAGAACGTGTCCCGGCTGCCGACCGGGCTGCTGATGCTGCAGGACCGGGTGCCTTACGTGCTCGGGCCGCGGCCCCGGTTCGTGCTGGACCGGGTGGAGGCGGGGGGGCGTCGCGAGGTGTCCTACCGGGTGCGGTCGGATTTGCGCGGGCGTTATCCGCTGGGGCCGCTGCAATTGCGGCTGAGCGATCCGTTCGGGATGTGTGAGCTGACGCGTTCGTTCAGCGCGTACGACACCCTCGTCGTCATTCCGCGGACCGAGCCGCTGCCGCCCGTACGGCTGGCGGGCGAGGCCTCGGGGTACGGCGAGGGACGGCAGCGTTCGCTGGCGCTGGCCGGTGACGACGACGTGATTCCGCGCGGTTACCGGCACGGCGACGATCTGCGCCGGGTCCACTGGCGCTCCACCGCGCGGTACGGCGAGTTGATGGTGCGCCGTGAGGAGCAGCCGCAGCGGGCCAGATGCACGGTGCTGCTGGACACCCGGCGGATCGCCTATCAGGGGTCGGGGCCCGACTCCGCCTTCGAGTGGGCGGTGTCGGGGGCCGCGTCCACGCTGGTGCACATGCTGGAGCGCGGCTTCGCGGTCCGGCTGCTGACCGACGACGGGAACGCGGTGCCGGGCGAGGGTGAGGGCGGCTTCGCCGGGTCGACGCAGGAGTCCGCCGACTCCGCAGGGCTGATGATGGACACCCTGGCGGTGGTCGACCACTCCGAGGGGGGCGGTCTGTCGCGCGCGTACGACGTACTGCGTGGCGGCAACGAGGGGCTGCTGATCGCGTTCTTCGGCGATCTGGACGAGGATCAGGCGGCGGTGGCGGCCCGGATGCGGCAGCGCAGTGGCGGCGCCGTCGCGTTCGTACTGGACAGCACTGCCTGGGGACTTGACGACGTCCCGTCCGCGGGGGCGGACGCGGCGTTCGAGCGGCGGCTTCGGCTGATGCGCGAATCGGGCTGGACGGCGGTGGCCGTGGCGCCCGGGACCGGTCTCGCCCGTTATTGGCAGCAGGCGGCGGGACACCCGGGTGTGACGACGCGGTCGGCTGCCGTCGGCGGCACCACAGGTGGCACGACAGGTTTCTCCGGGGGATGGTCATGAGTGGTCGCGGTCGGCTGACGCTGTGCGCCTTTGCGGCGACGCTCATGGCGGCGGGCTCGATGCTGCCGCTGGTCGAGCCGGCCGGGTGGATCCTGCAAGCCGCGTTCCTGCTGGCGGTCCAGAGCGGGATGGGCATGCTCGCCCGCCGGACGCCCATGCCCCGGCTACTGGTCGTCGTGGCGCAGACGCTGGTCACCCTCGTCCTGCTGACGGTCGTCTTCGCCAGGGGGCAGGCTCTGGTCGGGGTCCTGCCGGGCCCGGAGGCCGTCCAGCGGCTCGCTGATCTGCTGATGTCGGGTGCTGACGATGTCGGAAGGTACGCCGCTCCGGCGCCCGTGACGGACGGCATTCGGCTGATGCTGATCGGCGGTGTCCTGCTGGTCGGCCTGGTCGTGGACGCCCTCGCTGTGACGTTTCGCAGCGCGGCCCCGGCCGGTCTGCCGCTCCTCGCGCTGTACTCGGTCGCCGCGGGGCTGTCCGAGGGCGGAACGGACTGGCTCTGGTTCCTGCTCGCGGCCGGCGGCTATCTGCTCCTTCTGCTGGCCGAGGGCCGGGACCGGCTCTCCCAGTGGGGGCGGGTCTTCAGCGGCGCGGCCGGATCCCGGGGCGGTGCGACAGCCGGTGCGGCATTCTCCGCTGCCCGTCCGACGGCACCGGTCCGCACCGGCCGCCGCATCGGCGCGCTGGCGCTGGGAATTTCGCTGTTCGTACCGGCGGCACTGCCCGCGCTCGACAGCGGACTGCTGGCCGGTACGGGGAGCGGGAACGGCAAGGGAAACAGCGGCGGGGGCACCATCTCGGCGGTGAACCCGCTGGTCTCGCTGCAGAACAACCTGAACCAGCCGGAGAACCGGGAGGTGATGTCCTACCGCACCAATTCCACCGACCTGCAGGGCTTCTACCTGCGGATCCTGGCCCTGGACCAGTTCACCGGGAACGAGTGGCGGCCCTCCACGCGCCGCCTGGAGGGTGTGCCGAAGCGGCTCCCGGCCCCGGAAGGTCTCGGGCCGGACGTCATGTCCACGGAGATCATCACGAACATCTCCGCGTCGAGCTCCTACCAGCAGACCTATCTGCCGCTCCCCTTTCCCGCGACCGAGGTCAGGATCGGCGGACGCTGGCGGTACGAGCCGATGGGACGGACCCTCGTCGGTGACGGCGGGGAGACGACCCGCGGTGCGCAATACCAGGTCTCCAGTCTGGTGGTCCAGCCGACCGCCGATCAGCTGGCCGTGGCGGGTCCCGCGCCGGTCGCTCTGCAGCGCGAGTACACCCGTGTTCCCGACTCCCTGCCGAAGGTGGTCGGGCAGACCGCGGACCGGGTGACGAAGGGTGCGAGCAACGATTACGAGCGGGCGGTGAAGCTGCAGGACTTCTTCGCCTCGGACGGTGGCTTCAGCTACGACACCTCGGTGAACTCGGGCACCGGGAGCGCGGCGATCAGCCGGTTCCTGAAGGAGAAGCGGGGCTTCTGCGTCCACTTCTCGTTCACGATGGCCGCGATGGCGCGCACGCTGGGCATTCCGGCCCGGGTCGCGGTGGGCTTCACTCCCGGCACCACTCAGTCGAACGGTTCGGTATCGGTGGGACTGCGCGATGCGCATGCCTGGCCGGAGCTGTACTTCGAGGGTGTCGGGTGGACCCGTTTCGAGCCGACCCCGACGCGGGGCACCGCCCCGTCCTACACCCAGCCGGACGCCCCGTCGGGCGGCACGTCCGACCCGGCCCGGCCGGAGAAGGGCGCCTCGGCCGCTCCGACGGTCGCACCGTCCGTCGCGGAAAGCTGCCCGGTCCAGCTGCGCAAACAGGGCGAGTGCGGCAGCTCGGCGGCGCCGGGAGTGGTGGCCCCGACGGATTCCGGAACGCCCACGGGCACCGTCCTCGGCGTGGTGCTGGGCGCGTTGGTGATCCTGGTGCTGCCGTTGCTGCCGATGCTCTGGCGGTTTCGGGCCCGCAAGCACAGGCTGAGATTCTCCGCGGGACGTACACCGGCGGACGCGACGGCGAGAACGCTGGCGGCCTGGCGGGAGATCATCGACACCGCGTGGGATCACGGCATCGAGCCGGACGATTCCCGGACCCCGCGCACGACGGCGGCCAGGGTGGTGCGGCTGGGACAACTCGAACCCGACGGGGCCGCCGCTGTCCACCGAGCGGCGGGGGCGGTGGAGCACGTGCTCTACGCCCCGGAGCCCCGGTCGGGTACCGGGCTCGCAGAGGACGTGGAGGCGGTACGGGCGGGTCTGCGGGCGTCGTCCGGCCGGTTCGCCAGGGCCCGCGCGATCGTGGCACCGCGCTCGGCCGTTCGGGTGATCTGGGCGGCGTCCGACCGCTGGGCCGCGTTCACCGGCACGTGGGCGGCGCGGTGTGGCCGGGACCGGTGGACGGGGTGGCTGCGGCGACCGTCCCGCCAGCAGGGGTGAACGGGCGGGACGTGAGCGAGCCAGACCTGAGCGGGCGGGACGTGAGCGGGATGCCCGCAAGCATGGTGCGCTCCGGCTCCGGCGCGGTCGTCCGAACGGTCCGGCCCGGGCACGCGTGAGGGGCGGCCGCGTAAACGCGGCCGCCCCTCACCCGAAGACTGTCCGGGGGCCTATTGGCCCTGCTCGTCACGGCGGCGCTGCCACCGTTGCTCGATCCGGTTCATCACGGTCCGGCGCTGCCTGGGCCGACGGCTGTCACCGCCGCCTCCGACTGCCGGCCGTTCGCCCGGTTTGGGCGCCTTGCGCCAACCAGTGACCGCAAGGACCGCACAGCCGAGCATGACGAGGAACCCCACCACGCTGATCCAGATCTGCTGGGCGACCATTCCGGCCATGAGGAGCGCGATACCCACCAGGAAGCCTGCGACCGCCTGGTAGACCCGTCGCCGGGTGTACGTACGCAGCCCGCTTCCCTCGAGCGCTGTCGCGAACTTGGGATCTTCGGCGTACAGCGCTCGCTCCATCTGCTCGAGCATTCGCTGCTCGTGCTCCGAGAGCGGCACGGAGTCCTCCTCGTCGTCGGCCGCGGGGGGCGGCCGGTATGCGGCCCTTCCAGGATAGGCAGGGATTCGCCCCCGTGAAACCCGCCCTCTTTGCCAATCAGCCAGTCCGGGCCGCCACGACGGCTCAGCTGCTGAGGCGTTGATTCCCCAACCTCCGATCCGTCATGCCGGATGGTGTCCCCCGATCATACGGGGCGAAGCCCCCGATCGGGGGTCTCGGGGCGTACTCCATCTGCGGCTGCGTCCCTGATCAGCCGCGCTACAGCCGCGCTACCAACGGCACCCGGCCACGCACGGCCGCGCTTCGCACCCAGAACGTCTCAGGCGCGCTTCGTGCCCAGTACGTGCAGCTGCGTCGCGACCGAGTGGAAGGCGGGCAGTTCGGCCGCGGCCGCCTCCAGCTTGAGCAGGGCCTCCATGGCGCCGGGCTCGGTGTCCACCAGGGCGCCCGGTACGAGGTCGGCGAAGACCCGTACGCCGTGGACCGCGCCGACCTCGACGTCCGCTGCGGAGACCAGCTCGGTGAGTTGCTCCGCGGTGTAGCGCCGGGGTACCGGGTCCCCCTCGCCCCAGCGGCCCGCCGGGTCGCCGAGCGCCTGCCGGGCCTCGGTGAAATGACCGGCGAGCGCCCGGGCCAGGACGGCACCGCCGAGCCCGGCGGCAAGCAGGCTGAGCGCACCGGCCGGACGGAGCGCCTCGACCGCGTTGCGCACACCCTCGGCGGGGTCGTCCACGTACTCCAGGACTCCGTGGCACAGCACCGCGTCGTAACCACCGCGCTCGACCACCTCGAACAGGCCGTGGATGTCGCCCTGAACGCCGCTGACCCGGTCGGCGACCCCGGCCTCGGCGGCGCGGCGCTCCAGGGCGAAGAGCGCGTTGGGGCTGGGGTCGACGACGGTGACCCGGTGGCCGAGACGGGCCACCGGCACCGCGAAGTTGCCGGTGCCGCCGCCGGTGTCCAGGACATCCAGGGCGTCCCGGCCGGTCGCCTTGACCCGGTGGTCGAGGGCGTCCTTCAGGACCTCCCAGACCACAGCGGTACGGAGGGAGGCGCGGGGGCGCAGCTGGTCCGACACGGCAGATGACTCCTCGACACGGTGCCGCCACTGACGGCGGAGCGTGAACAGTGCAGGTGGTACACGTGCTGTCCACCCTATTGCCTCGCGCCACCGTCTCCGTCATCCCGCGTCGGGCCGCTCCTTCCGGGCCTGTGGGAGCACCGGCTGAAGCACCAGCAGCCGCTCGACCATGCGCAGGAACATCTCCGCGTCACGCAGCAGGTCGTCGGCGTCCCGTCGGCTGGCCGCACCCGGTATGCCGGCTTCCGCGCGGGCCCTGCGGCGGGCGCCGGAGGCGAACAGCGCACTCCATTCGGTCAGCTCGGGGGCTATTTCCGGGAGGACCTCCCAGGCGCTGCGGATCCGCTCCCGGCGCCGCTTGGAGGTCTCGGGGCGGGCCCGGGCGGCGAGCACGGCGGCGGCGGTGCGCAGTGCGGCGAGGTGGGCGGTGGCATACCGCTCGTTCGGCACATCGAGAACGGCGGCCTCGTCGAGGCCGGTGCGGGCCTGGGCGAGCAGATCGAGGGCGGCGGGCGGCGCCGTGGTGCGGCGCGGAACGGGATGGACATCGCTTGCCGGGCCGGTCAGTGAGGGGGCAGGGCCGTCTGCGCGGCGCCGGGGTGCGGCTGCTGCGGACGAGTGGGCCATGACGAAACCTCCTGTCTCGTGTAACGGCTCCGTGGCCGTATGTATCCATCGTGGCGGGCGCCACTGACAATCGACCCCACCTCCACCCTGACCTGCGCCTTTGCTTCGATCGCGAGTTCGGACTAGATTTTTGAACTGACCAGTCAGTTCAAAACGAGGGAGAGTCTGTGGACAGCCCGCACGGGGCAGCCGTCACCGCCGAGGATTTCGGGCTCAGGGGACCGCGCGGCTGGGCCTTCCGGGGCGTGCGCATCGAGGCCGGGCCCGGCTCGCTGGTGGCGATCGAGGGCCCCTCCGGTTCCGGCCGGACCTGCCTGCTGCTCGCGCTCACCGGCCGGATGCGCCCCACCGAGGGCCTGGCGGAGATCGGCGGACTGCGTCTGCCGCGCAAGATGGCCGCCGTACGCCGCATCAGCGCACTGGGCCCGGTGCCCGGGGTCAACGAGCTCGACCCGGCCTTCACCGTCGCGGAGCACCTGCGCGAGCGGGCTCTGCTGCAGCGCCGCTTCGGCGGTTCGCTGCGCGCTCTGCTGCGTCCGCGCGCCGAGCGCGTCGCCGCCGCGCGGGGACGGATCGACGCCGCGCTGGATGCCGCCGGACTCGACCTCGCCACCCTGCCCAAGGCCGAGCGGACCTCCGTACGGGATCTGGAACGGCTGGAGGCGCTGCGGCTGGCCATCGCCCTCGCGCTGCTCGGCCGGCCGCGGCTGCTCGCGGTGGACGACGCCGATCTCAAGCTCTCCGACGCCGAACGCGCCGAGGCCTGGGAGCTGCTGCGCTCCGTCGCCGACAGCGGCACGACCGTGCTCGCCGTGTGCAGCCAGGCGCCCGAGGGCGCCATCACCGTACGTACCGACACCACGGCCGCACCGGCGGACACGCGGGATGCCGCGGCCGAGGAGACCACGACCGAGGAGGGACCGGCCGATGCGTTCGCCGAGACTGGCCGCGCTTGAGCTGAAGCGTTTCGGCAGGGGAAAGCTGCCGGTCGCCGCGCTGATCGCGCTCCTGCTGCTGCCGCTGCTCTACGGCGCCCTGTATCTGTGCTCCTTCTGGGACCCGTACGGCCGCCTCGACAAGATCCCGGTGGCCCTGGTCAACAACGACAAGGGCGCCACCGCCGCCGGGAAGCGGATCACGGCAGGCGACGAGATCACCGGCAAGCTGCTCGACTCCAAGACCTTCGAGTGGCACGAGGTGAGTTCCGCCGAGGCGCACAAGGGCGTCGAGGACGGTACGTACTACCTCTCGCTCACCATGCCGTCGGACTTCAGCCGGCGGATCGCGTCCAGTTCGGGCGACTCCCCCGAGACCGGCGCGCTCCAGGTGCGGACCAACGACGCGAACAACTACATCGTCGGGCAGATCTCCCGCTCGGTGTTCTCCGAGGTGCGCACCGCCGCGTCGACCAACGCCTCACGCGGCTTCCTCGACCGGATCTTCATCAACTTCTCCGACCTCCATGACGCCACCGCGAAGGCGGCCAAGGGTGCCGACGACCTCAAGGGCGGTATCGGCAAGGCGAAGAAGGGGTCGCAGGATCTCGCGGACGGGCTGAAGGACGCCAAGGACGGCAGCAGCAGTCTGGCCGGTGGGATCGTCAAGCTGAACAAGGGCGCGGGTGACCTCGAAACCGGCTCCCGGCAGGTCGCCGACGGCACTCAGCTGCTCGCCGACAAGGTCAACGGGGTGGCGGCCGACGTCCGCCCGTTCCTGAAGGACAACGGCACGTCCATCGGCGACACCGCCCGGCTGGTCGCCGACTCCTCGCAGACCGTGCGGGACAACCTCGACCTGATGGTGAAGACGGCGCCCACCGCGGCCACCGCCGCCCACACGGCCTCCGGCGAGCTGACCGAGGTCTACCGCACCCGTTGCACGGAGCAGCCGCCCGCCGACCCCACCGTCTGCCCGCCGCTGAAGCGCGCGGAGACCGCTGCGGCCGATGTCGCGAAGGTCGCCGACGATGTGAACATGCTGGTCACCAACCAGAACGGGGATCTGAGGAAGCTGCGCGACCGGCTGACCACGCTGCAGCGGCAGGCCGATGACCTGGCCAAGAACGCGCCGCACCTGGACGAGGACCTGAAGTCCGCCGTGGAGAAGGTCAACGCGCTGAACACCGGCGCCCACAAGGTCGCCGAGGGAGCGAACGAACTGCACACCGGCCTGGCCACGGCCAG
This region includes:
- a CDS encoding beta-class carbonic anhydrase produces the protein MSTSAHSPAGPSAPSADRARTGGTVTDRLVEANIRYAAGFEDPGMDAKPVLRVAVVACMDARLDLHDALGLSLGDCHTIRNAGGVVTDDVIRSLTISQRALGTRSVILIHHTNCGLESITEEFRQELEVEVGQRPVWAVEAYKDADQDVRQSMQRVRTSPFLLHTDDVRGFVFDVTSGLLREIFSASAS
- a CDS encoding AAA family ATPase; this translates as MTTYDDRASLTDLTTTAERVRRSVESVIEGKPEVVRLSLTVLLAEGHLLIEDVPGVGKTMLAKTLARSIDCSVRRIQFTPDLLPSDITGVSIFDQQRRDFEFKPGAIFAQIVIGDEINRASPKTQSALLESMEERQVTIDGHTYELPDPFMVVATQNPVEMEGTYPLPEAQRDRFMARVSIGYPNAEAELRMLDVHGGISPLDDLQPVAHAHDIVKLIEAVRTVHVADAVRRYAVELVGATRSHPDLRLGASPRATLHLLRAAKASAALSGRDYCLPDDVQALAVPVLAHRLLPTAQAQLNRRTAEQVVLEILQQTPVPTADGGGVPRVQPQHQPGRPVYGRQQPGVRRV
- a CDS encoding DUF58 domain-containing protein, with translation MSPGGPASLDNGDGKGALRAALSGLTTRGRSFLAAGVAAAVCAYVLGQADLLRVGLLLAALPLVCVVALVRTRYRVTGTRRLSPSRVSSGTEARVHLRMENVSRLPTGLLMLQDRVPYVLGPRPRFVLDRVEAGGRREVSYRVRSDLRGRYPLGPLQLRLSDPFGMCELTRSFSAYDTLVVIPRTEPLPPVRLAGEASGYGEGRQRSLALAGDDDVIPRGYRHGDDLRRVHWRSTARYGELMVRREEQPQRARCTVLLDTRRIAYQGSGPDSAFEWAVSGAASTLVHMLERGFAVRLLTDDGNAVPGEGEGGFAGSTQESADSAGLMMDTLAVVDHSEGGGLSRAYDVLRGGNEGLLIAFFGDLDEDQAAVAARMRQRSGGAVAFVLDSTAWGLDDVPSAGADAAFERRLRLMRESGWTAVAVAPGTGLARYWQQAAGHPGVTTRSAAVGGTTGGTTGFSGGWS
- a CDS encoding DUF3488 and transglutaminase-like domain-containing protein, translating into MSGRGRLTLCAFAATLMAAGSMLPLVEPAGWILQAAFLLAVQSGMGMLARRTPMPRLLVVVAQTLVTLVLLTVVFARGQALVGVLPGPEAVQRLADLLMSGADDVGRYAAPAPVTDGIRLMLIGGVLLVGLVVDALAVTFRSAAPAGLPLLALYSVAAGLSEGGTDWLWFLLAAGGYLLLLLAEGRDRLSQWGRVFSGAAGSRGGATAGAAFSAARPTAPVRTGRRIGALALGISLFVPAALPALDSGLLAGTGSGNGKGNSGGGTISAVNPLVSLQNNLNQPENREVMSYRTNSTDLQGFYLRILALDQFTGNEWRPSTRRLEGVPKRLPAPEGLGPDVMSTEIITNISASSSYQQTYLPLPFPATEVRIGGRWRYEPMGRTLVGDGGETTRGAQYQVSSLVVQPTADQLAVAGPAPVALQREYTRVPDSLPKVVGQTADRVTKGASNDYERAVKLQDFFASDGGFSYDTSVNSGTGSAAISRFLKEKRGFCVHFSFTMAAMARTLGIPARVAVGFTPGTTQSNGSVSVGLRDAHAWPELYFEGVGWTRFEPTPTRGTAPSYTQPDAPSGGTSDPARPEKGASAAPTVAPSVAESCPVQLRKQGECGSSAAPGVVAPTDSGTPTGTVLGVVLGALVILVLPLLPMLWRFRARKHRLRFSAGRTPADATARTLAAWREIIDTAWDHGIEPDDSRTPRTTAARVVRLGQLEPDGAAAVHRAAGAVEHVLYAPEPRSGTGLAEDVEAVRAGLRASSGRFARARAIVAPRSAVRVIWAASDRWAAFTGTWAARCGRDRWTGWLRRPSRQQG
- a CDS encoding DUF3040 domain-containing protein; translation: MPLSEHEQRMLEQMERALYAEDPKFATALEGSGLRTYTRRRVYQAVAGFLVGIALLMAGMVAQQIWISVVGFLVMLGCAVLAVTGWRKAPKPGERPAVGGGGDSRRPRQRRTVMNRIEQRWQRRRDEQGQ
- a CDS encoding class I SAM-dependent methyltransferase, with the protein product MSDQLRPRASLRTAVVWEVLKDALDHRVKATGRDALDVLDTGGGTGNFAVPVARLGHRVTVVDPSPNALFALERRAAEAGVADRVSGVQGDIHGLFEVVERGGYDAVLCHGVLEYVDDPAEGVRNAVEALRPAGALSLLAAGLGGAVLARALAGHFTEARQALGDPAGRWGEGDPVPRRYTAEQLTELVSAADVEVGAVHGVRVFADLVPGALVDTEPGAMEALLKLEAAAAELPAFHSVATQLHVLGTKRA
- a CDS encoding SAV_6107 family HEPN domain-containing protein, with the translated sequence MAHSSAAAAPRRRADGPAPSLTGPASDVHPVPRRTTAPPAALDLLAQARTGLDEAAVLDVPNERYATAHLAALRTAAAVLAARARPETSKRRRERIRSAWEVLPEIAPELTEWSALFASGARRRARAEAGIPGAASRRDADDLLRDAEMFLRMVERLLVLQPVLPQARKERPDAG
- a CDS encoding ATP-binding cassette domain-containing protein, whose product is MDSPHGAAVTAEDFGLRGPRGWAFRGVRIEAGPGSLVAIEGPSGSGRTCLLLALTGRMRPTEGLAEIGGLRLPRKMAAVRRISALGPVPGVNELDPAFTVAEHLRERALLQRRFGGSLRALLRPRAERVAAARGRIDAALDAAGLDLATLPKAERTSVRDLERLEALRLAIALALLGRPRLLAVDDADLKLSDAERAEAWELLRSVADSGTTVLAVCSQAPEGAITVRTDTTAAPADTRDAAAEETTTEEGPADAFAETGRA
- a CDS encoding YhgE/Pip domain-containing protein; translated protein: MRSPRLAALELKRFGRGKLPVAALIALLLLPLLYGALYLCSFWDPYGRLDKIPVALVNNDKGATAAGKRITAGDEITGKLLDSKTFEWHEVSSAEAHKGVEDGTYYLSLTMPSDFSRRIASSSGDSPETGALQVRTNDANNYIVGQISRSVFSEVRTAASTNASRGFLDRIFINFSDLHDATAKAAKGADDLKGGIGKAKKGSQDLADGLKDAKDGSSSLAGGIVKLNKGAGDLETGSRQVADGTQLLADKVNGVAADVRPFLKDNGTSIGDTARLVADSSQTVRDNLDLMVKTAPTAATAAHTASGELTEVYRTRCTEQPPADPTVCPPLKRAETAAADVAKVADDVNMLVTNQNGDLRKLRDRLTTLQRQADDLAKNAPHLDEDLKSAVEKVNALNTGAHKVAEGANELHTGLATARTGSANLDTGVSDLKKGATDLDGGLIRLGDGSATLAEGLNDGVGKIPDYDKKDRDARTEVMSDPVRLASESLHAAPNYGTGFAPYFIPLSLWVGAMVAYMLIQPLNRRALAAGASAWRIAFAGWLPVAALGLLQVAALMSVLHWGLGLQMARAAGTIGFLALTTCCFAAIVQWLNARFGASGRILVLAVLMLQLTSAGGTYPVQTSPGFFNAIHPYLPMSYIVEGLRRLITGGGLGPVWQGSAVLLAFTAGALALTAVAARRKQVWTLERLHPELSL